In Nematostella vectensis chromosome 3, jaNemVect1.1, whole genome shotgun sequence, the genomic window GGGAGGATGGTAACCTGTGCATTCATCAATAAAGAGAGCGATTTAGCACATGATTGTAAGACTGCAGGAGTTTTAAAGACTCCCACACACGCCCCCCACTATGTGCCTATGTTTTCATCCGGGTCCCACTGGATTTGAATACCCACGTTGCTAAAGATATCCTAACTCCTTCGCAGGCAGCGCTTGCATCCGTTACGCCGCTCGTATTCTCTTGTGGCAACCCtcgacccccctcccctcagaaaagaaaacagtCTCATCCAACGCACGTTTACTTAACCACAGGACGCCCGCATTATGCGGTGTTTGATATAAATAGACCGTTTGCGCATCCAAActgccacagactggcgggcctCAGTTGATCCAAAATGCAGATGAAGGGAAATTTGACTCCAAAACTCCGCGAAAGTAGCATTTTCTATAGCTTCGTCTGAACTTGCGCAAGCCCGGTTAGAGGTCTCCTTGGGCCCAGACTTGCGAAAGCCCGCTTAGAGGTCTCCTTGGGGCTAGACTTGCGAAAGCCAGGTTAGAGGTCTCCTTGGGGCTAGACTTGCGCAAGCCCGGTTAGAGGTCTCCTTGGGCCTAGACTTGCGAAAGCCCGGTTAGAGGTCTCCTTGGGCCTGGAATTGCGCAAGCGTTAATAAAAACAACGTGAATCATCCCAAAATCTTTAGATTTTCTTGTCTTTCCGCACAGAAAACGAGAGAAGTAAGAAAACGCAGGACTCTAGCAAATTGTGACTATCAATTTTCAGAATTGTTTCTCTTCCTCGGAGTGTCCTTATTTGCGGGAGTTAGTCGGGCGGTCTCGGGGTATTATCGTACCGTCGCTAATCTGTGGAAAAGATATGACGAGTATTTCGGGAAGCAGTCGGAATGGTCTCGGGGTGTTATCATCGGCCCGTCTGCTAACATGTGGTAAATAATATGTGACGAGTATGTCGGCAAGTCCGCGTTCCTCTGATATACATTGAAcagcagataaaaaaaactgaaaaaacaTCTCCTTTTTCGCTACACGGTGGCCTGTCAGAAAGTCCTTACCACGTGACAAAATAGTACCAGCTGCGGGTCGGCTGGTCAGCTGAACAATCAAGATTTGACGTCACATCCGGTTAACACAAAGGCTTTATGAGCGACAGATATTCGCGCTAGATAGCGATGATTCATAATTCAACTTCGAAAATTTAATGACAATCGTTCTATAATACTTTTCTCATGCATTTTCTCTAGCTTAGTAATTCATCATAATTCATaagtctatttttttctctctctcgAGATGGCTCGAGTTGAAGAGACTTCTGGTCGGATAACCTTGTTGGTTCTCCTTTCCACTGTTCAGCTCACCATGGTCCGCTCTGCTGTCGATCCGACTGCGAATTCAGCCCAAGCCGAAGGATTCCTGTCTAACCAAGCCAAGGACACTCAGTAAGTTGTGATATTCCGTAGCTAATCGCTGTACGAGTACTATCTTCGCGCGGCTTGTTGTCGATTGAAAGCAGTTCTCGATAACAGGTGCCGAATTTTGGTCTTTGTCGACCAAAAGATCACCATATTATAgtgtaacaaacaaaatagtgGATATAAGAGAGTAATTAGAATTTAGTATAAATTATAAGCATGTACAAAGAAAAATGTTCAAGTCACCAAATCGAATTTAACGTTAACTAAGCACGGCAAAATATTggtcaaataaaataaatttgttaGTCAAATTAGGTGTACAAATAATGCATGTCGAGTTCCCAAATAGGACATTAGATTTGACACAACGTGTAGATTTGCTATTGGCCATATATGATAACAGAGGTGCATCTACCCCAATCGTAGTTATCAACACATGTGGGATGGTCAGGTCTTAGTAAGTAGTTTTGATGTTGAGGGAGTGGTCAACGTGTACTGTATGTACGCCGATATACATGGATCCTGCAGATGAGACCTTTTAAGACATATAATTTCAGAATTTAATACCAGTGTGAACTTGAACAAATACAACACTACGTCAGTAAcaaccaaaataaatctatcaTAGCATAATCTAGATTAGAGAAAAACAAGACTTTTTAAGACTATTATCACACTTTTCCCAAAAATCTAGGACCTTTAAAAAAACGTGAAATAACATATTAAAATTGCTCTATCCTTTTTTTGCGGAGGGCCCAATGCTCATGATTTTTGTCTAAGACGACCTCCGTAGCACCGTTTATAGTTCCTTATCACTCAAAAATTCTGTCGTCTGGTAGATTTTGtttaatttcatttcatttgaaaatcaataaaatcaTATTTACTGAATAACATACCACATCCCTTCCTTTATGATCaaagttttaaattttaaatgtATAGATGGTTTTTAACTTCGCAATGTAGCAGGTTAACAAACAATCGTCTGAAACGGCAAAATagacaaaatgcaaaaaatgTAGAGGATTAGGTGAGCCTAGAATTGGgtgatttattttgttaattttcGTGCACGAGAGCTCAACAAAAAGCCGTTTTTTTACAAGAACAAAATGTGAATGCAACGGCCGCCAATGCGttgttgtcgtttttttttaagagttCTGCAATAACAATCCTATATCCCTAAGTTAGCCAGCTAATGATTCAACTATGGTTAATCTTGGGCGTTTTATTTTATCATCCTAgcatatttatatttcaatcACAGTTTCAGTAATTATTTGAATATAGAACAATATTTTATCGAGCGCTAAATAATATCAAGGAGGTTGTCAATAAAATGAAGTTCTTTATTCAGCCGAATGACTGAAATAAAAGGTCAACATAATAAAAGTTAACCGTTTAGAATTAACATTACTGGGAGTGAAATGATTAATTGAGAACGGGATAATCAAATCAATCCTTTTCGCGTCTTTATATCTGCAGTCAAACCAAAAACACACTATGGGCGCAGGGTGATACGGAACTATTCCCACGACCCCCGGGAAGCAGAAAAACTAAAAGCAATgtaaatcgaaaatatcgcatcaagccagaaaaaaaacatacacatTAACAGACATTCTTTCTTCTAAGCAATGGTATAAAAATTAGGATTTTTTAGTAACAATTATGAAAATCGCTTCAAAATAACGATACTTTCTGAACAAACCATTGGATGAGATAAGCTGGATTTATATCTCAGGAaaggttaatagttttgtATCATTTAGGTAGTCTTGGATTGTTCAAATCTACAATATTCCAGGCAAAAAGATGCAAAtgagtgatacggaactaCAGTACGTACCATGGAACCGTGGGAACCATAATATAATGACAATATGCTTGAGGCAATGTTAGCAACGttgttaaaatgtttttttttacaaacttgATATGAATAATACGCAGTATTTTGAATCGATACTACAATTAAAACTATACAGACTAATAATGTCATTTAAAAGGTGTCTGCGATATTTCAAGATCATTATGAACTTTTCTCGTTTCATCATTATATAGATAAAGACACGTTCCTGATTcatataaaaacatatgaacAGCTATATATTAGCTATAGTTTTTTAATGTGTTCAATCCTCCCCGGCAACTTGAATTGATTTTGGTTTCCCTTTAGAGTTCGAGTTAGGGGATATCTAGTTCGGGAGTTCAAGCTTCATATTCCGTGGcaaaatcaaaactttatcttaTCACTGAAATTGGCTGTCagcttttttttaactattaTTCACCAATAATTTGTGTACTTTGAGCTCAGTTATTTTGTACACTCGTCCCGGAAAGGTATTAAGTTTTATGGCATGGAATGAATGGCATGGGGTAGCGGGCCATATAATATGGCTGATAGAAATACACAAAGTCATGTTGAGGTACTGTCGATAAGCGAAATCATGGATATCGAATAAGTTAATGCCGTCATACTACTGAAAAAATACTGACACAGATTAGTTGTCACAATCTTTGGAAAACAACTAAAGATCTATTAACTAAAGAAAAATGATATCTCGATGTTTTCCGCAATATTCAGGCATTTAAAAGAGCATTTACAACAAGAGTTTGGATTAGACGAGGACGCCGCAGCTCACTATCTTAAGGTAACTACAGCAAGGCGGACCCTTGCTTTAACGTGGTACTACGTGACGCTAGACCAACACGTGACGCTAGACCAACACGTGACGCTAGACCAGCACGTGACGCTAGATCAGCACGTGACGCTAGACAAGCACGTGACGCTAGACCAACATGTGACGCTAGACCAACACTTGACGCTAGACCAAAAAGTGACGCTAGACCAACACTTGACGCTCGACCAACACGTGACGCTAGACCAACACGTGACACCAGACCAACACTTGACGCTAGACCAGCACGTAACGCTAGACCAGCACGTGACACTAGACCAACACGTGACGCTAGACCAACACGTGACGCTAGACCAACACTTGACGCTAGACCAACACGTGACGCTAGGCCAACACTATTCGCTAGACCAACACGTGACGCTAGACCGACACGTGACGCTAGACCAACACATGACGGTAGACCAACACGTGACGCTAGACCAGCACGTGATGCTAGACCAGCACGTAATGCTAGACTAGCACGTGACGCTAGTCCAACACTTGACGCTAGTCCAACACTTGACGCTAGACCAACACGTGACGCTAGACCAACACGTGACGCTCGACCAACACGTGACGCTAGACCAGCACGTGACACTAGACCAACACGTGACGCTAGACCAACACGTGACGCTAGACCAACACGTGACGCTCGACCAACACGTGACGCTAGACCAGCACGTGACACTAGACCAACACGTGACGCTAGACCAACACGTGACGCTAGACCAACACGTGACGCTAGACCAACACGTGACGCTAGACCGACACGTGACGCTAGACCAACACATGACGGTAGACCAACACATGACGGTAGACCAGCACGTGATGCTAGAACAGCACGTGACGCTAGACCAACACTTGACGCTAGACCAACACGTGACGCTAGTCCAACACTTGACGCTAGTTTAACACCTGACGCTAGACCAACACGTGACGCAAGACCACCACGTGACGCTGGACCCACACGTGACGCTAGACCAGCACGTAACGCTAGACCAACACGAAACGCTAAACCAACAGATAACGCCAGAACATTACGTGACGCTAGACGGTCCACAAAACGTAACTCTAAATCACCACACCCCAGCGCGAGGTCGCATTTTAGGCATTCTAATTTGCGGATACTTTCTTTACCAGGAGAATGATGCAAATGCACAATTCTTCCTCATGCACGACTACGACAATAATAGCAGATTAGATGGTTTGGAGATCCTGAACTCGCTATCGCACAACCACCACGAACAAGGTAACGAGACATATCGTCACGACCTACAGTTTAATTACAGttcaatgatgatgatgtttacAAAGATATTAATATtgtgacaatgatgatggtaatgatgataatgagaaAGATGGTTAACActgtgataatgatgatggtagtgataattatgatgatgatgatgatgatggtcgTGGTGCCTTTAACAGGCCTTTCTGAATACTTCTTGGCTCACTGTGTTTTATATACACATTTATTTAGTTGATATATAATGGGGAACATCTTTTACCACACTTTTTATTGAGGTTACAAtcatgaaaacaaaattaaattatTTGATAAAAAGCTGTTACTAAAACTTTCAAATCAAAATTCTCATGGATTCttgtattattttcattttgtatCCTATCATTTCCATGCATAGATGCAGAACATAACAAGGAACAAAGCCAAGAGCAGCTGATCAGCTTTGTTGATCTAATTCTAAATGACCAAGACCTTGATAAAGACGGGTACATCAGCTATGCTGAGTTCATTCGCTTTATGAACAAACAGCAGCAGGAGGTGCACAAACAAGAGGAGCAGAAATCACAGGGGCACAGTGAACAAGTGAAAGGACAAGGGTAGTAGATAGTAGTTATTATAATGTAGAATAGAAAGGACAAGCGTACAGTAGTAGATAGTGGTTAGTAAGTTAGTATAGTGTACATAATAGTACTTTAACATTTAATTATCAGTTCAAATTCCATAACCATTCAGAATTTtcacattattattttttattatactcCTTGCCATATGAACTTCAAAGCGCATTATAATATGGAATTTTTTACTCAAATAGAACAGAAGGCCAGGATTACATTAATTTTAAATCTTAAAAGTGCTAAATTATAGGTTTTCTATGCAcccaataaacaaaaaaatgtagcTCAATGCAATTGATGGATAAATGTCAAGAAAACATGTATCCAGTTCCCAGATAGAAATTGGACTGCAGAGAACCTACTAAAATACACAATCACAAGAAATCTAAACAATTTATGTTATCAAATgtacaaaaaagtaaaattgtTTCGTTAATCCATTACTAAAGGTCTACTTTCCTTAGTCTTCCTTGTGTTATGTACCTGTGAAGTTATCTGACATTCTTCTGTAAACACTGACAAGCTTAATACCACTATTCCTGGTGACTTTCTGACCTTCCTCCGTACTGTCATACAATTTGTCGACAATAGGATCTGAAGcctgcaataaaaaaaacattttttatctaAAATGTGTGTTATTTTGTAGACCAGTCAATCTAATGCTCGAGGTCAAACTTATTGCAACAATGTTATATTATCTTAAAAATATACTTGAAGTtctcaaaaatcagtttagCAGAACCCCTAAAATTTATTTCTAACGTTATTCAGTGAGAGCACTTTTACCTCTGTTTTCCAATAAATGAAATTTACTTAAATTACTATAATGGCAGAAAATGCATTGCAGCAATGTATTTTGGTCATAATAAAACAATTTCCTTAATAAGCAATACTCACAACTTCTTCATCGCCAACTGGTTCAAACAGCGGGTGCTCATCAAAGTGGTTCTTCATCCAATCAAACAGCTGTGGCACATCAGTTATAAAGTATACTTTGCCCTGGTAATAACAGGAAGATACTGAACGTTATAGAACAGTAGGAACACAGTTGAGCAAAAGGAAGGGATGCCTGAAATCATTTATCAATCTAACCCAAATATTAATTAAATTACTACAGTGGAGCCTGGATTTTACGACATACctcgggagaaagaaaatgcatCGAAAAATCGAGGAATCGTCACAAAAAGGTTCTGGATTTTACAATATAAAGGACAAtcctttaaaaatattgttgtAGCGAGGTCGGTTTAATTATCAActataacaaaataataatatagtaACTGTACTCTGTGTAAGATTATACAGTTTCTCTCTGTAAGACTGTAATCTGTATTTAACAAGGTCTGTCACAGGTAATTTCCTATagatttcactgtatttccactgggagaaaggaaaaaagaagttatcataaaatccaggttccactgtacttGGTAGGGTAGGCACAAGGAGCATGGTAAAATAATAGATACTTGTGAGCATTTCTTCCCCTTAATACCAGTTTATACAAAGATTAAATGCAGAAACTCAACAACTTACCCCAACAGCAAGGGTGTATGCATACTCAGCAAGCAGATTTTGACTGAAACAAAAGATATGGGGATGAAGCAACGTGTTAAGACAAGTTGCAGCTTGTTGCTGAAAATTTAATAAGCACGAATTATGGTACATGTGGTTCTTAAAAAATCTGATAAAAAAGCGATGATAGAAAGGTGATGATAAAAAGGTGATGATAAAAAGGCAATgataaaataatgataataaaaaaataaatgataaaatagATTATAAAAAGGCAATGATAAATAGTGATGATAAAAAGgtatgaaaaaaaagtgaTGCTAAAAAGTAACAATTAAAAAGcaataataaaaagcaaaaataaaaagcaatgaTAAAAGagcaatgataataaaaagagGTTAAAACTAGGCAACGATAAAAAAGCAATGATATaaaaatgatgataaaaaaacagactTGGGCATCTTTGCCAACTGCAGATATTCTGCTTTTCAATAAGGGAGCCCATGATACCATATCAATAGTAATTGAACCTTGTTCTGTGTATTTGAAACTCTGTGAAAGTATGTGCGTGCGTGTGTGCATGCATGCATGCGTGCGTGTGTTGAAAACTGTACCTGATGATTCTCTTCCTCTATTTTAGTGTGTGTGTTGAAAA contains:
- the LOC5509049 gene encoding multiple coagulation factor deficiency protein 2 homolog → MARVEETSGRITLLVLLSTVQLTMVRSAVDPTANSAQAEGFLSNQAKDTQHLKEHLQQEFGLDEDAAAHYLKENDANAQFFLMHDYDNNSRLDGLEILNSLSHNHHEQDAEHNKEQSQEQLISFVDLILNDQDLDKDGYISYAEFIRFMNKQQQEVHKQEEQKSQGHSEQVKGQG